A genomic stretch from Sceloporus undulatus isolate JIND9_A2432 ecotype Alabama chromosome 5, SceUnd_v1.1, whole genome shotgun sequence includes:
- the INO80B gene encoding INO80 complex subunit B: MSKAWRRAEAGGGGGGTGRMEGASAARGDEDESNSHGSHKKKHKKHKKKHKKRHHREDAGLAAMEMGTAPPKPQLKLKIKLGGQILGTKSVPTFTVIPERPRSPSPLMVVDDEDEPMEGVPIEQYRAWLDEDSNLEPSPLPELDTEMGFPAREEEEEQRWLDALERGELDDNGELKKEVDESLLTARQKALLHKQQSQPLLELPMGYKTKELTEEMLVKREERARKRRLQAAKKAEENKNQTIERLTKTSKAKVKTLRERKAKGVAVPTVSYRNASDGITVSFPPGAPLPLLPSLPPSMPPPTLCGVTGCPNLKRYSCSRTGVPLCSLACYKKNLLLQQVAA, encoded by the exons ATGAGCAAAGCGTGGCGGAGGGCGgaagccggcggcggcggcggcggcaccGGCAGGATGGAGGGCGCCTCTGCCGCACGGG GTGATGAGGATGAGTCCAACAGCCATGGGTCCCACAAGAAGAAGCACAAGAAGCACAAGAAGAAGCACAAGAAGAGACATCACCGTGAGGATGCCGGCCTGGCAGCGATGGAGATGGGCACTGCTCCCCCCAAGCCTCAGCTGAAGCTCAAAATCAAGCTGGGGGGACAGATCCTGGGCACCAAGAG CGTGCCAACCTTTACGGTCATCCCTGAAAGGCCCCGCTCTCCATCCCCGCTGATGGTTGTGGATGATGAAGATGAGCCCATGGAAGGAGTGCCCATTGAACAGTATCGAGCTTGGCTGG ATGAGGATAGCAACCTGGAGCCCTCCCCGCTGCCAGAGCTGGACACAGAGATGGGCTTTCCGGCccgtgaagaagaggaggagcagcgcTGGCTGGATGCCCTGGAGCGTGGCGAGCTGGATGACAACGGGGAGCTCAAGAAGGAGGTGGACGAGTCCCTCCTCACGGCCAGACAG AAGGCCCTCCTGCACAAGCAACAGAGCCAGCCACTGCTGGAGCTGCCCATGGGCTACAAAACAAAAGAGCTGACAGAGGAGATGCTGGTCAAGCGGGAGGAGCGGGCGCGCAAGCGGCGCCTCCAGGCCGCCAAGAAGGCTGAGGAGAACAAGAACCAGACGATAGAGCGCCTGACCAAGACCAGCAAGGCCAAGGTGAAGACTCTGCGAGAGCGCAAAGCCAAAGGGGTGGCAGTGCCCACCGTCTCCTATCGCAATGCTTCCGACGGGATCACGGTCTCCTTCCCCCCAGGAGCCCCTTTGCCCCTGCTGCCTTCCCTCCCACCCTCTATGCCTCCCCCTACTCTCTGCGGGGTCACAGGCTGCCCCAACCTCAAGCGGTACTCCTGCTCCCGCACCGGAGTGCCCCTCTGCAGCCTCGCCTGCTACAAGAAGAACCTGTTGCTCCAGCAAGTGGCAGCCTAG